In one window of Astyanax mexicanus isolate ESR-SI-001 chromosome 18, AstMex3_surface, whole genome shotgun sequence DNA:
- the tp53i13 gene encoding tumor protein p53-inducible protein 13: protein MRLKAVALFCGFPWLWLIKLCQSARWSQHCDNGKVKLETDLPQSDELACPEPWPQSPQRLADLSTKYPLQPAEQICMNMTIKYNQTIPSSGAHRPVGALSGEYLYCPPQRWLNNLKDGAIVLLYHPCASEIGRRALAATAHSCLHHYILTAHPQLSQHRPFALVSWGYTLEMSHVTSAGVCDWLLAAFSNFNQTKEGQRPKYSLYLTKAAPVDRVLGTTVKSLRACCVEALSVYEQSAARTKSRRSLDAHQSNKSDEAMLSQNSPAQNSSESKILNSTHTQSLNITEDKEVPPETPHPEQHSYFLHTATPEKPEERTTATYRITMKAPSPDHVKGDAATKSLIKTPESGLSSHKKTKLKVHKHRIKTDTEEQGGERGGGCGAPGQCTAPNTAAPKKSGPLQSHRMPTARTDEAVWAAAALGFLLVLLTLSVLHTRLYRNWRTPPSLYWRETQQDYESVADIIRRRLRMVGRRKRRSSQSRRQECPLLPDSSTDNDSD, encoded by the exons gTAAAGCTGGAGACAGATCTACCTCAGTCTGATGAGCTCGCGTGTCCGGAGCCGTGGCCACAGTCACCTCAG AGGCTTGCTGATCTTTCCACCAAATACCCCCTACAG CCAGCTGAGCAGATCTGCATGAATATGACCATCAAATATAATCAAACCATCCCCAGCAG TGGGGCTCACAGGCCTGTAGGAGCTCTTAGTGGAGAGTACCTGTACTGCCCCCCTCAGCGCTGGCTTAACAACCTGAAG GATGGCGCCATAGTTCTCCTTTACCACCCTTGTGCCTCAGAGATTGGTCGCAGAGCTCTGGCAGCAACGGCCCACTCCTGCCTTCATCACTACATCCTCACAGCTCACCCCCAGCTCAGCCAGCACAGA CCTTTTGCCCTGGTGTCCTGGGGTTATACTCTTGAGATGTCCCATGTGACCTCAGCAGGAGTGTGTGACTGGTTGCTCGCAGCTTTCTCCAACTTTAATCAAACCAAGGAAGGACAAAGGCCAAAGTACAGCCTGTATTTGACCAAGGCAGCACCTGTGGACAGAGTGCTGGGTACTACTGTAAAG TCTCTGAGAGCATGCTGTGTGGAGGCTTTGTCTGTATATGAGCAAAGTGCTGCAAGAACGAAATCGAGAAGGAGTCTGGACGCCCACCAATCCAACAAGAGTGATGAGGCAATGCTGTCCCAAAACAGCCCTGCACAGAACAGCTCAGAGTCCAAAATACtgaactctacacacacacaatccctgAACATTACTGAGGATAAAGAGGTACCTCCTGAAACCCCTCATCCTGAGCAACACTCGTACTTCCTCCACACTGCCACGCCAGAAAAACCAGAAGAAAGGACAACAGCTACATACAGAATTACAATGAAAGCACCGTCACCAGACCACGTTAAAGGAGACGCGGCTACAAAATCCCTTATAAAGACCCCAGAGTCCGGTCTGTCATCTCACAAAAAGACTAAACTGAAAGTTCATAAGCACCGCATTAAAACCGACACAGAGGAGCAGGGTGGTGAGAGGGGTGGCGGCTGTGGAGCGCCAGGTCAGTGCACAGCTCCAAACACAGCAGCTCCAAAGAAAAGTGGACCTCTGCAGAGCCACAGGATGCCCACAGCGCGAACTGATGAGGCGGTGTGGGCCGCTGCTGCGCTGGGCTTCCTCTTAGTGCTGCTCACGCTCTCTGTGCTCCACACGCGCCTGTACCGCAACTGGCGCACACCACCCAGCCTGTACTGGCGCGAGACCCAGCAGGACTATGAGAGCGTGGCAG ATATTATTCGGAGGAGACTGAGGATGGTgggaaggaggaagaggagatcCAGTCAGAGCAGAAGACAAGAGTGCCCTCTTCTGCCTGACTCCAGCACTGACAATGATTCAGACTGA
- the mmp20b gene encoding matrix metalloproteinase-20, whose product MGIWFGLACAFALFVLQCLAAPLLQLKGSSVAAREDGKTHDDLILAAKYLQRFYTFHPDPTTRKKRSLPSFSSKVKDMQSFFGLNQTGILDHDTLAVMKTPRCGVPDIEDYVHHRGNRWRKTIITYSVGRYTSDLPLAMVDSLIASALDVWAKASPLRFFRSYSQHADIMVEFATKNHGDSFPFDGPRGTLAHAFDPGEGIGGDVHFDDDEQWTASSTGFNLYLVAAHEFGHALGLRHSQNPESLMYPAYKIRKPHNLLSSEDIRNINALYGPSIQRHFYPRLSWNFPFNPWYTGSYFPMGLKDKCNPDLSFDSVTTLGEAIFFFKGRYLWIRHNNKNDIKEGPINNFMPNINSKIDAAYWVPQRSAAYLFSGSRYWTVKGSQVKGRDKNISSLGFPAWVKQIDAAVHIHKTVHTLFFTQHLYWRYNENQKTMEDSYPRNISEDFPGITKPMNAAVHRNGFLHFFLGTEVYKYDIKLKKVVGISKAYSWLGC is encoded by the exons ATGGGGATTTGGTTTGGCTTAGCTTGCGCATTTGCTCTGTTTGTTCTTCAATGTCTTGCCGCGCCTCTTCTGCAGTTAAAGGGAAGTAGCGTAGCGGCACGTGAGGACGGAAAAACCCACGATGACCTGATTCTTGCGGCC AAATACCTGCAACGCTTCTACACTTTTCATCCGGACCCAACCACCCGTAAAAAAAGAAGTCttccttcattttcctccaaagtAAAGGACATGCAGAGCTTTTTCGGGCTCAATCAAACCGGCATCCTAGACCATGACACGCTGGCTGTAATGAAGACTCCCAGATGTGGCGTCCCTGACATTGAGGATTATGTTCACCACCGAGGCAACAGGTGGAGAAAAACTATAATCACTTACAG TGTTGGGCGGTATACCAGTGACTTACCCCTGGCTATGGTTGACTCCTTGATTGCTTCTGCTCTGGATGTTTGGGCGAAGGCCAGCCCTTTACGGTTCTTCAGGTCATATTCCCAGCATGCAGATATCATGGTGGAGTTTGCCACCAAGA ACCACGGCGACTCCTTCCCCTTTGATGGACCTAGAGGCACACTGGCCCATGCTTTTGACCCAGGAGAGGGCATTGGAGGAGATGTTCATTTTGATGATGATGAACAGTGGACAGCAAGTTCTACTG GGTTTAACCTGTATCTAGTTGCAGCACATGAGTTTGGGCATGCTTTGGGTTTGAGGCACTCTCAAAACCCAGAATCCCTCATGTATCCCGCTTACAAAATCCGAAAGCCTCACAATCTGCTTTCCAGTGAAGATATCAGAAACATCAACGCACTGTATG GACCAAGCATTCAAAGGCATTTTTACCCAAGGCTGAGTTGGAACTTTCCCTTTAACCCTTGGTACACTGGCTCCTATTTCCCAATGGGATTAAAGGATAAATGCAATCCTGACCTATCTTTTGATTCTGTTACTACTTTAGGAGAGGCTATTTTCTTTTTCAAAGGAAG GTATTTATGGATCAGGCACAATAACAAAAATGACATAAAGGAGGGTCCCATCAACAACTTCATGCCAAACATCAATTCAAAGATTGACGCTGCATATTGGGTCCCACAACGTTCAGCAGCCTACCTGTTTAGCG GGTCCAGATACTGGACAGTCAAAGGGTCTCAGGTGAAAGGCAGAGATAAAAACATCAGCAGCCTTGGATTCCCGGCCTGGGTGAAGCAAATTGATGCTGCGGTGCATATTCACAAAACTGTGCACACCTTATTCTTCACTCAGCACCTCTACTGGAG ATACAACGAAAATCAAAAGACCATGGAGGATTCTTACCCACGTAATATCTCAGAGGATTTCCCAGGCATTACCAAGCCCATGAACGCAGCTGTTCACAGAAATG GATTTCTTCATTTCTTCCTTGGAACAGAGGTCTACAAATATGACATTAAACTTAAGAAGGTTGTTGGAATTAGCAAGGCCTATTCTTGGCTTGGATGTTAa
- the mmp20a gene encoding matrix metalloproteinase-20 isoform X2: MERMWPWIFSLSWLLTVDLMWSSPVPPESGLSSEDIQHAEEYLKQFYHFSESPRKKRHSASMEEKIKEMQSFFGLPNTGHLDPQTFDIMKQARCGVPDVENYSLYPGKSKWKNHTITYRIAKYTTDLTKQEVENSFHLAFKLWSDVVPLRFVRVNHSKADIVITFTRKEHGDFFAFDGPKGVLAHAFEPGEGMGGDMHFDDDELWTVGNRKSVGYNLFTVAAHELGHSLGLSHSKDPSALMFPKYTFLNAATYKLPEDDTLGIQALYGKRIQNVQNNDKPLVSKRCDPSISFDAVAVIGDEILFFKNSYVWLRTMWRSYWNRLREGLMSKFLPSISSPVDAAYHLPAKAVTYIFTGPKYWVVQKLGAKSYYGSIYDYGFPARVKRIDAAVHISKHGKTFFFTGDMYYRYDEYKRRMDPGFPRKIHMDWPGITGRIDAAFELRGAVHFFMGSKASVFDYRQGRLLYVMKSNDWLGC, translated from the exons ATGGAGAGGATGTGGCCCTGGATCTTTTCACTAAGTTGGCTGCTGACTGTGGACCTTATGTGGAGCTCACCTGTCCCTCCAGAGTCCGGGCTTAGCTCAGAGGATATCCAGCATGCAGAG GAATACCTGAAGCAGTTCTATCACTTCAGCGAGAGTCCTCGCAAGAAACGGCATTCCGCATCCATGGaggagaaaattaaagaaatgcaGAGTTTTTTTGGACTGCCAAACACTGGCCATTTGGACCCGCAGACTTTCGACATTATGAAACAGGCCAGATGTGGAGTACCTGATGTGGAGAACTACAGCCTCTACCCAGGAAAATCCAAATGGAAGAATCACACCATCACATACCG GATTGCGAAGTACACCACAGACCTCACCAAGCAGGAGGTGGAGAACTCTTTTCACTTGGCATTTAAGTTGTGGAGTGATGTAGTTCCATTGAGGTTCGTGAGAGTGAACCACAGCAAAGCAGACATTGTCATCACCTTTACCAGAAAAG AACACGGGGACTTCTTTGCGTTTGATGGGCCAAAGGGAGTGTTGGCTCATGCCTTTGAGCCAGGAGAGGGAATGGGAGGAGACATGCATTTTGACGATGATGAGCTTTGGACAGTGGGCAACAGGAAATCAG TCGGCTACAACCTGTTCACTGTGGCTGCCCATGAGCTTGGTCATTCTTTGGGTCTGTCACATTCCAAAGACCCATCTGCTCTGATGTTCCCTAAATACACTTTCTTGAATGCTGCCACATATAAACTTCCAGAAGATGATACTTTAGGAATCCAGGCACTATATG gaAAGCGCatccaaaatgtgcaaaataatgACAAACCTCTGGTCTCCAAAAGGTGTGATCCCAGTATATCCTTTGACGCTGTGGCAGTGATTGGAGATGAGATACTTTTCTTTAAAAACAG TTACGTATGGCTGAGGACAATGTGGAGATCGTATTGGAACAGGCTGAGAGAGGGTCTTATGAGTAAATTTCTCCCAAGCATCAGCTCCCCCGTGGATGCAGCCTATCATCTTCCAGCAAAGGCTGTGACTTACATCTTTACag gtcCAAAATACTGGGTCGTCCAAAAGTTAGGAGCAAAGAGTTATTATGGTTCCATCTATGATTACGGCTTTCCAGCGAGAGTAAAGAGAATCGATGCTGCCGTCCACATCAGCAAACATGGCAAAACGTTCTTCTTCACAGGAGACATGTATTACAG ATATGATGAATACAAAAGACGGATGGATCCTGGCTTTCCAAGAAAAATCCACATGGACTGGCCGGGCATTACAGGGAGAATAGACGCTGCTTTTGAACTGAGGG GTGCTGTGCACTTCTTCATGGGATCAAAGGCCTCCGTCTTCGATTACAGACAGGGACGCCTCCTGTATGTTATGAAATCTAACGATTGGCTCGGCTGctaa
- the mmp20a gene encoding matrix metalloproteinase-20 isoform X1: MERMWPWIFSLSWLLTVDLMWSSPVPPESGLSSEDIQHAEEYLKQFYHFSESPRKKRHSASMEEKIKEMQSFFGLPNTGHLDPQTFDIMKQARCGVPDVENYSLYPGKSKWKNHTITYRIAKYTTDLTKQEVENSFHLAFKLWSDVVPLRFVRVNHSKADIVITFTRKEHGDFFAFDGPKGVLAHAFEPGEGMGGDMHFDDDELWTVGNRKSVGYNLFTVAAHELGHSLGLSHSKDPSALMFPKYTFLNAATYKLPEDDTLGIQALYGKRIQNVQNNDKPLVSKRCDPSISFDAVAVIGDEILFFKNSYVWLRTMWRSYWNRLREGLMSKFLPSISSPVDAAYHLPAKAVTYIFTGPKYWVVQKLGAKSYYGSIYDYGFPARVKRIDAAVHISKHGKTFFFTGDMYYRYDEYKRRMDPGFPRKIHMDWPGITGRIDAAFELRGGYRIGFLCLGNFFKALKTSADKCDCVFAPQVLCTSSWDQRPPSSITDRDASCML, from the exons ATGGAGAGGATGTGGCCCTGGATCTTTTCACTAAGTTGGCTGCTGACTGTGGACCTTATGTGGAGCTCACCTGTCCCTCCAGAGTCCGGGCTTAGCTCAGAGGATATCCAGCATGCAGAG GAATACCTGAAGCAGTTCTATCACTTCAGCGAGAGTCCTCGCAAGAAACGGCATTCCGCATCCATGGaggagaaaattaaagaaatgcaGAGTTTTTTTGGACTGCCAAACACTGGCCATTTGGACCCGCAGACTTTCGACATTATGAAACAGGCCAGATGTGGAGTACCTGATGTGGAGAACTACAGCCTCTACCCAGGAAAATCCAAATGGAAGAATCACACCATCACATACCG GATTGCGAAGTACACCACAGACCTCACCAAGCAGGAGGTGGAGAACTCTTTTCACTTGGCATTTAAGTTGTGGAGTGATGTAGTTCCATTGAGGTTCGTGAGAGTGAACCACAGCAAAGCAGACATTGTCATCACCTTTACCAGAAAAG AACACGGGGACTTCTTTGCGTTTGATGGGCCAAAGGGAGTGTTGGCTCATGCCTTTGAGCCAGGAGAGGGAATGGGAGGAGACATGCATTTTGACGATGATGAGCTTTGGACAGTGGGCAACAGGAAATCAG TCGGCTACAACCTGTTCACTGTGGCTGCCCATGAGCTTGGTCATTCTTTGGGTCTGTCACATTCCAAAGACCCATCTGCTCTGATGTTCCCTAAATACACTTTCTTGAATGCTGCCACATATAAACTTCCAGAAGATGATACTTTAGGAATCCAGGCACTATATG gaAAGCGCatccaaaatgtgcaaaataatgACAAACCTCTGGTCTCCAAAAGGTGTGATCCCAGTATATCCTTTGACGCTGTGGCAGTGATTGGAGATGAGATACTTTTCTTTAAAAACAG TTACGTATGGCTGAGGACAATGTGGAGATCGTATTGGAACAGGCTGAGAGAGGGTCTTATGAGTAAATTTCTCCCAAGCATCAGCTCCCCCGTGGATGCAGCCTATCATCTTCCAGCAAAGGCTGTGACTTACATCTTTACag gtcCAAAATACTGGGTCGTCCAAAAGTTAGGAGCAAAGAGTTATTATGGTTCCATCTATGATTACGGCTTTCCAGCGAGAGTAAAGAGAATCGATGCTGCCGTCCACATCAGCAAACATGGCAAAACGTTCTTCTTCACAGGAGACATGTATTACAG ATATGATGAATACAAAAGACGGATGGATCCTGGCTTTCCAAGAAAAATCCACATGGACTGGCCGGGCATTACAGGGAGAATAGACGCTGCTTTTGAACTGAGGGGTGGGTACAGGATTGGATTTCTATGTTTAGGGAACTTTTTCAAAGCTCTTAAAACATCTGCAGACAAATGTGACTGTGTTTTTGCTCCACAGGTGCTGTGCACTTCTTCATGGGATCAAAGGCCTCCGTCTTCGATTACAGACAGGGACGCCTCCTGTATGTTATGA